Proteins encoded together in one Sphingomonas radiodurans window:
- a CDS encoding acyl-CoA dehydrogenase family protein, whose amino-acid sequence MSDIGTMLADTAERLFAAHAETLADANGAWPAATWAAIEESGLPLALVPEDSGGFGVPVPEALALIRQTGRHALPLPLAETIMANAALAAAGLPLAEGPAALVPAGDQRIAWGRFATTLVHDADGARHRTGQLACTATNTNLAGMPRDTLALEGSAEGSMSSNGPTLLELGALARALQMAGALDRVLELTIDHVSTRVQFGRPLAKFQAIQQEIAKLAGEVASASAAADHAADTYADGGDLSFAIAVARTRIGEAASKATAIAHQLHGAIGFTREHALHRLTTALWSWRDEFGTQRHWTLLLGKRALDAGPTNYWPMVVAA is encoded by the coding sequence GTGAGCGACATCGGCACGATGCTCGCCGACACCGCCGAACGGCTGTTCGCCGCGCATGCCGAAACGCTGGCGGACGCAAACGGCGCATGGCCCGCAGCCACATGGGCTGCGATCGAGGAAAGCGGCCTCCCGCTCGCGCTCGTGCCGGAAGACAGCGGCGGCTTCGGCGTGCCCGTCCCCGAAGCACTCGCGCTGATCCGCCAGACCGGTCGCCACGCTTTGCCCCTCCCCCTCGCCGAAACGATCATGGCCAACGCCGCGCTCGCCGCGGCCGGCCTGCCGCTCGCGGAAGGCCCCGCCGCGCTCGTCCCCGCCGGCGATCAGCGCATCGCCTGGGGCCGCTTCGCCACGACGCTGGTCCACGACGCCGATGGCGCGCGGCATCGCACCGGCCAACTGGCCTGCACCGCCACGAACACGAACCTCGCCGGCATGCCACGCGACACACTGGCGCTCGAAGGCTCAGCCGAAGGATCGATGTCCTCCAATGGCCCGACCCTGCTCGAACTCGGTGCCTTGGCGCGCGCGTTGCAGATGGCCGGCGCACTCGATCGCGTGCTCGAGCTCACGATCGACCACGTCTCCACCCGCGTCCAGTTCGGCCGCCCGCTCGCCAAGTTCCAGGCGATCCAGCAGGAGATCGCCAAGCTCGCCGGCGAAGTCGCATCAGCGTCGGCCGCAGCCGATCACGCCGCCGACACCTATGCCGACGGCGGAGACCTGAGCTTCGCCATCGCCGTCGCCCGCACCCGGATCGGCGAGGCAGCCAGCAAGGCCACCGCCATCGCCCATCAACTCCACGGCGCGATCGGCTTCACCCGCGAACACGCGCTGCACCGCCTCACCACCGCCTTGTGGTCGTGGCGCGACGAATTCGGCACGCAGCGTCACTGGACGCTCCTGCTCGGCAAACGCGCGCTCGACGCCGGCCCAACCAACTATTGGCCAATGGTGGTCGCAGCATGA